One genomic region from Metallosphaera tengchongensis encodes:
- a CDS encoding biotin--[acetyl-CoA-carboxylase] ligase has protein sequence MQTIYLEKVTSTQDFAEAVSSMLEGDFVVVASEQTRARGRYGRKWYSPKGGLWVTYVLKNFNVEQIGVSTLRVALAIRRIVSKYVTAQIRWPNDIVVNGKKVAGILLEAINEGDANTGFIGFGINTNVTEFPQDLSATSLKLELGRDIDNDKMLGEILHEINEYIIKGYEETFTELNKYLYVKDKQVRLIGKDWEKTCKALFVDRYGRLVTECGIFEVEEVLRLESP, from the coding sequence ATGCAAACGATTTATCTTGAAAAAGTAACCTCGACTCAGGACTTTGCTGAAGCTGTAAGCTCAATGTTGGAAGGGGATTTCGTAGTAGTAGCTAGTGAGCAGACAAGGGCTAGGGGAAGGTACGGGAGAAAGTGGTACTCGCCCAAAGGAGGTCTTTGGGTAACCTATGTGCTGAAAAATTTCAACGTGGAGCAGATTGGCGTCTCTACGTTGAGGGTAGCCCTAGCGATAAGGAGAATAGTTTCAAAATATGTGACGGCACAGATAAGATGGCCCAACGACATTGTTGTAAACGGGAAGAAGGTAGCTGGGATCCTTCTAGAGGCTATAAATGAAGGAGATGCTAACACTGGCTTCATAGGCTTTGGTATAAACACTAACGTGACCGAGTTTCCTCAAGACCTATCGGCTACATCATTAAAGCTGGAGTTGGGAAGAGATATCGATAACGATAAGATGTTAGGAGAAATCCTCCATGAAATCAATGAGTACATTATCAAGGGTTATGAAGAGACATTTACCGAATTAAACAAATACCTCTACGTGAAGGATAAACAGGTCAGGCTTATTGGAAAGGATTGGGAGAAAACTTGCAAAGCCTTATTCGTCGACAGATACGGAAGGCTCGTGACAGAATGTGGTATATTTGAGGTGGAGGAAGTTTTAAGGCTCGAGTCTCCTTAA
- a CDS encoding universal stress protein, with protein sequence MFKRMLLAYDGSENSKRALDVAVDLAKRYEAKLDVIEVVDTSVIIGAGVGPVPPDVIESLYAKARADIEYAKKVAEQGSIKAEGIILEGDPASAVLDYASKNGVDLIVTGSRGLSTIKRMLLGSVSSRIIHESKIPVLVVK encoded by the coding sequence ATGTTTAAACGTATGCTTTTGGCATATGATGGATCGGAAAATTCGAAAAGAGCTTTGGACGTTGCAGTGGATCTAGCCAAGAGGTACGAGGCTAAACTTGACGTCATTGAGGTAGTAGATACCTCAGTGATTATTGGGGCTGGTGTAGGTCCTGTACCTCCGGACGTAATTGAGTCCCTCTACGCCAAGGCCAGGGCAGACATAGAGTACGCTAAAAAGGTAGCTGAACAAGGATCGATAAAAGCTGAGGGGATTATACTGGAGGGAGACCCTGCGTCTGCTGTGCTAGACTACGCGTCTAAGAATGGGGTTGACCTCATAGTGACTGGTAGTAGAGGCCTATCCACAATAAAAAGGATGCTCCTAGGTAGCGTATCTTCGAGAATTATCCACGAGTCTAAGATCCCTGTCTTAGTAGTCAAGTAG
- a CDS encoding FAD-dependent oxidoreductase: protein MKVVVVGSGPSGLYAALTASQRGSKVTLVEKSDKLGGTCVLFGCIPSKAMMAPLGASYFLSKYDKKVDISFHELQEGMRTVVNRVSKGVEYMLESSGVEVVHGEARLNGGKVEVNGQTLEQDTAVIAPGMEKPEVPGTISSDDLHYITKDFTSVLLVGGGVGGVEYGWLLHMAGKKVTIVERENLLLPGHDKDLRSGVTSMLKRMGLEVLTNSNVQIDSNDLKINGERVDYDLVVYTFGRKVRAKGFETLMKGKWLEVDQYMRTGLPNVYASGDATGSFTAHEAIHKGIAAGANASGDRRMYNGTAVPKVLYTHPEIAYVGNTEGTCVKLSMAEVVRAVAEKATEGFVKICKNDEGYINGGVALSERAEDMITVVSLLMRLNVRLSQAKDLMFPHPSYLEGIWEALRRLEP, encoded by the coding sequence ATGAAAGTTGTGGTTGTAGGTTCGGGTCCCTCTGGGCTTTACGCTGCTCTGACAGCGTCCCAGAGAGGGAGTAAGGTAACGCTAGTGGAGAAGTCAGACAAGTTGGGAGGGACGTGCGTTCTCTTCGGTTGCATTCCTTCTAAGGCAATGATGGCACCGTTGGGGGCTAGTTACTTCCTCTCTAAATATGATAAAAAGGTAGACATATCCTTTCATGAACTCCAGGAAGGAATGAGGACAGTAGTAAACAGAGTAAGCAAAGGGGTGGAGTATATGTTAGAATCCTCAGGAGTTGAAGTTGTCCATGGGGAAGCTAGACTAAACGGGGGGAAAGTTGAGGTAAACGGTCAAACCTTGGAGCAGGATACAGCGGTGATAGCCCCAGGAATGGAGAAGCCTGAGGTACCTGGAACAATTTCCTCAGACGACCTGCATTACATAACCAAAGACTTCACGAGCGTCCTCCTAGTGGGAGGAGGAGTGGGTGGAGTGGAGTACGGATGGTTGTTACACATGGCTGGTAAAAAGGTGACTATTGTAGAAAGGGAGAACCTGCTCTTACCAGGTCATGATAAAGACCTGAGGAGTGGAGTGACCTCCATGTTGAAGAGAATGGGATTAGAAGTACTTACCAACTCTAACGTTCAAATTGATAGTAATGACCTGAAGATTAACGGTGAAAGGGTGGACTACGATCTGGTGGTGTATACATTCGGGAGAAAGGTCAGGGCTAAAGGGTTCGAGACACTAATGAAGGGAAAGTGGCTTGAAGTGGATCAGTACATGAGAACTGGACTGCCTAACGTATACGCATCTGGCGACGCTACAGGAAGTTTTACTGCACACGAGGCGATACATAAGGGGATAGCTGCTGGGGCTAACGCTTCTGGCGACAGGCGTATGTATAATGGAACTGCCGTTCCTAAGGTACTATACACCCATCCGGAGATAGCTTACGTTGGAAACACTGAAGGGACATGCGTAAAGTTATCCATGGCTGAAGTAGTAAGGGCTGTCGCGGAAAAAGCTACCGAAGGCTTCGTAAAGATATGCAAAAACGATGAAGGCTATATCAATGGAGGGGTAGCTCTTAGTGAGAGGGCCGAAGATATGATTACTGTGGTATCTTTACTAATGAGATTGAACGTGAGGTTAAGCCAGGCTAAAGATCTGATGTTTCCCCACCCATCTTACCTTGAGGGCATCTGGGAAGCGTTAAGGAGACTCGAGCCTTAA
- a CDS encoding L-threonylcarbamoyladenylate synthase — translation MIRLKVDPLNPEADSIRKAAEVIKAGGLVAFPTETVYGLGADALNPRAVEGIFRAKRRPMDNPLIVHIADFEQLEEVAKDISESVMEIAQKVWPGPLTLVLKKRDVVPPETTGGLDTVAVRMPAHPIALQLIRESELPIAAPSANLATRPSPTTADHVEEDLDGSVDVILDGGETFFGVESTVINVTTTPPVLLRPGPFTVEELRNLFGDVILPKEVVEAKESAMALAPGMKYKHYAPTKPLYIVEKNSIFSDVVNLFRQRRKAVALCSAETCADLAPPKIVMGTKENLYTVAKNLFKSFRELDSMDGDIGVMESFPERGIGLAIMNRAKKASAHRVISSLEDVERYANDLS, via the coding sequence ATGATAAGACTCAAGGTTGACCCGCTGAACCCTGAGGCTGATAGTATAAGGAAAGCAGCAGAAGTCATTAAAGCGGGTGGACTGGTAGCCTTTCCTACAGAGACTGTATACGGTCTGGGGGCTGACGCGCTAAACCCAAGGGCTGTAGAGGGAATCTTTAGGGCTAAAAGAAGACCTATGGATAATCCTTTGATAGTCCATATAGCCGACTTTGAACAGTTGGAGGAGGTCGCCAAGGACATAAGCGAAAGTGTAATGGAGATCGCGCAGAAGGTTTGGCCAGGTCCCCTTACCCTCGTATTGAAGAAACGGGACGTAGTTCCCCCTGAGACGACAGGTGGTTTGGACACTGTTGCAGTAAGGATGCCAGCACACCCGATTGCCCTCCAATTAATTAGGGAGAGTGAACTGCCAATAGCCGCTCCTAGCGCTAATTTGGCTACTAGACCCAGTCCAACAACCGCAGATCATGTGGAGGAGGACCTAGATGGATCAGTGGACGTCATTCTGGATGGCGGGGAGACCTTCTTCGGTGTTGAGTCCACAGTAATAAACGTAACGACGACCCCACCTGTCCTGCTACGGCCAGGTCCTTTTACTGTAGAGGAGCTCAGAAACCTTTTTGGAGATGTAATTTTACCTAAGGAGGTCGTGGAGGCTAAAGAGTCAGCTATGGCCTTGGCCCCCGGAATGAAGTACAAGCATTACGCTCCAACCAAGCCACTTTACATCGTGGAGAAGAACTCTATCTTTAGTGATGTAGTTAACCTATTCAGGCAGAGGAGGAAAGCTGTTGCCCTCTGCTCAGCAGAGACTTGTGCTGACCTAGCTCCACCTAAGATCGTGATGGGAACGAAGGAGAACCTCTACACGGTTGCTAAAAATCTCTTCAAATCTTTCAGGGAGCTAGACTCCATGGACGGGGATATAGGTGTGATGGAATCCTTCCCTGAGAGGGGAATAGGCCTCGCAATTATGAATAGAGCTAAAAAGGCGTCGGCGCACAGGGTAATTAGCTCTCTGGAGGATGTAGAAAGGTATGCAAACGATTTATCTTGA
- a CDS encoding cbb3-type cytochrome c oxidase subunit I: MGLKEFVVSLFQLDKDWTTRIVMAMLVMGVIWGLLGVIDSLMVRIQEAAWGLSGTLVFTPQEYFASITLHAERDLFGFAQQVIYAIFIYFTIKLLNIQPRAKWLLNISFILINISMMFMEGPIIVAPTFNDNYFSATDWYYISPMGLPNYSNYVVSPLFFYGWIMLDAFTYLAGIWIVYHYYVASKQLKEKLPVPLVFFLMNTLLFMIGYSGVTAADVWDVLAFYNVVQLDPIANQIAFWIFGHAVVYMAWLPAIGALYLLIPTLANKPLFSDRMGRISALLYLIFSNNVPIHHLYMVNLPVSIKILQEVLTYAVVVPSMMTFLNLWATVKGAQVKFNVITAFTVTSFTGAIAAGVTGISNATIAFDAIIHNTDWVVSHFHAMILLSIVPAAMAVLYFMIPMMTGRQWFSRKMAWFHWVGYVLGSILFVIGYELQGFEGIVRRAEIYPRVPTLVSAELISTVGAVIAQLATLAWFLNLVLTLVKGRTANLEGVGLGQLIGTVGAALEWPEENINIPTLFSKIMTFSKIKVKRGLGIQWSLGVLGALIIVISMFPLALSGNTYNEMPYLWIILLTIGIVLVSYPVLKGAKSL, translated from the coding sequence ATGGGACTAAAGGAATTTGTAGTCTCGTTATTCCAATTAGACAAAGATTGGACCACTAGAATCGTTATGGCTATGCTCGTTATGGGAGTCATCTGGGGTTTGTTAGGTGTGATTGACTCCCTTATGGTAAGAATACAAGAAGCGGCGTGGGGATTAAGCGGGACGTTGGTGTTCACCCCACAGGAATACTTCGCTAGTATAACACTTCACGCCGAAAGAGACTTATTTGGCTTTGCTCAACAGGTTATTTATGCTATTTTCATTTATTTTACAATTAAACTACTTAATATTCAACCTAGAGCCAAGTGGCTCTTAAACATCTCCTTTATCTTGATCAACATCTCCATGATGTTCATGGAGGGGCCAATAATCGTGGCACCTACCTTTAATGATAATTACTTCAGCGCCACGGATTGGTACTACATATCTCCCATGGGATTACCCAACTACTCAAACTACGTAGTGTCTCCTCTATTCTTCTACGGTTGGATCATGTTAGACGCCTTCACCTATCTGGCGGGTATTTGGATAGTTTATCATTACTACGTTGCTTCAAAACAGCTTAAGGAAAAGCTTCCAGTACCTCTAGTGTTCTTCCTGATGAATACTTTACTGTTCATGATAGGATACTCAGGAGTCACAGCAGCTGACGTATGGGACGTCCTGGCTTTCTACAATGTAGTGCAACTGGATCCAATAGCTAACCAAATCGCCTTCTGGATATTCGGACATGCCGTAGTGTACATGGCATGGTTACCTGCCATAGGAGCTCTGTATCTACTGATCCCAACCTTAGCTAACAAACCGTTGTTTAGCGATAGAATGGGAAGAATATCGGCACTGCTTTACCTTATCTTCTCGAACAACGTACCCATCCACCACCTTTACATGGTGAACCTACCAGTTTCAATTAAAATCTTACAAGAAGTTCTAACGTATGCTGTAGTAGTTCCATCAATGATGACCTTCCTTAACCTTTGGGCAACTGTAAAGGGTGCCCAGGTCAAATTCAATGTCATAACTGCTTTCACAGTAACGTCCTTCACCGGTGCCATAGCAGCTGGAGTTACCGGGATATCAAACGCCACCATAGCCTTCGATGCCATAATACATAACACAGACTGGGTTGTGTCCCACTTCCATGCTATGATATTGTTGTCAATAGTTCCTGCAGCCATGGCCGTTCTATATTTCATGATCCCTATGATGACTGGGAGGCAATGGTTCTCTAGGAAGATGGCTTGGTTCCATTGGGTAGGTTACGTGCTGGGTTCTATTCTCTTTGTTATTGGTTACGAGTTGCAGGGGTTTGAGGGCATAGTAAGGAGAGCTGAAATTTACCCACGAGTCCCTACTCTGGTCTCGGCTGAACTAATATCCACCGTTGGGGCGGTAATAGCTCAATTGGCTACATTGGCGTGGTTCCTTAATTTGGTTCTAACCTTAGTTAAGGGCAGAACAGCTAACCTTGAAGGAGTTGGATTAGGCCAATTAATTGGAACTGTTGGGGCTGCGCTGGAGTGGCCTGAAGAAAATATTAATATCCCAACTTTATTTAGTAAAATCATGACTTTCAGTAAAATCAAGGTCAAAAGAGGGTTAGGAATCCAATGGAGCCTAGGAGTTCTGGGGGCACTTATTATTGTGATTAGTATGTTCCCCTTAGCACTGTCTGGAAACACTTACAATGAAATGCCGTATCTATGGATAATCCTATTAACGATAGGAATAGTCCTTGTGTCTTATCCAGTATTAAAGGGTGCTAAAAGTTTATGA